From a single Deltaproteobacteria bacterium genomic region:
- a CDS encoding aminotransferase class I/II-fold pyridoxal phosphate-dependent enzyme, whose protein sequence is GVKNHGTGSGASRLLRGNHAVHVEAEQKLAEFSGREGALLFSSGFATNVGLFAALTETGDVIFSDALNHASIIDGMRLSKAKRVIFEHQDLKDLEAKLSSSECSGQRFIVTESVFSMDGDVSNLTALVDLADRYNALVMVDEAHSTGLYGTRGSGIVERDGLENRVLCTMHTGGKALGVGGAWIAADSVLISHLINHSRSFIYSTAPVPALAQGLTAALEHLASHHDRIKALHERASFLRAQLQELGIDTLQSNSHIIPVFIGSNERSLQVAAAMREAGYDVRAVRPPTVPTGTARLRLTVRATMAESMLVEFANTLKTEMT, encoded by the coding sequence TAGGTGTCAAAAATCACGGAACAGGATCCGGCGCATCAAGGCTCTTGCGCGGCAATCATGCGGTGCATGTAGAGGCCGAACAAAAGCTAGCCGAGTTTTCAGGCCGCGAAGGAGCGCTACTTTTTTCATCTGGTTTCGCAACCAATGTTGGACTCTTTGCTGCACTCACCGAAACCGGTGATGTTATTTTTTCAGATGCATTAAACCACGCCAGCATCATCGACGGCATGCGGCTTTCCAAAGCAAAGCGCGTGATTTTCGAGCATCAAGATTTAAAAGACTTAGAGGCCAAGCTTTCTTCTTCAGAGTGCAGCGGACAACGTTTCATTGTGACGGAAAGCGTGTTCTCAATGGACGGCGATGTATCCAACCTTACCGCGCTGGTTGATTTGGCGGACCGTTATAATGCACTCGTCATGGTCGACGAAGCACATTCCACCGGGCTCTATGGCACCCGCGGCTCAGGGATTGTTGAACGAGATGGACTTGAAAACAGGGTCCTATGTACCATGCATACCGGAGGTAAGGCGCTTGGCGTCGGGGGAGCATGGATTGCCGCCGACAGCGTTTTGATATCTCATCTCATCAATCATTCTCGAAGCTTTATTTACTCAACTGCGCCTGTTCCCGCACTTGCTCAGGGCTTAACTGCAGCGCTGGAGCATCTGGCCAGTCATCACGACCGGATCAAAGCGCTCCACGAAAGAGCTTCCTTTCTTCGCGCGCAGCTTCAAGAATTGGGCATCGATACACTTCAGAGTAACTCCCATATCATTCCTGTATTTATCGGTAGCAACGAACGCTCTCTACAAGTTGCCGCCGCCATGCGCGAAGCCGGATACGACGTCAGGGCCGTGCGTCCTCCTACGGTTCCGACTGGGACCGCAAGACTTCGGCTCACTGTTCGAGCAACTATGGCAGAGAGTATGCTGGTAGAATTCGCAAACACTTTAAAAACAGAAATGACATAA